CGAAGGTTAAAGCAAAAGCCCGGACCAGAGCCTTTGCTAACGGATTTGTAATGTTCTGGCCACCCCCCTGATAAGTAGCGAAAGTTACATTGCCCCTGCTTGGATTTGTCCGCCAACTCATGGGTGTGGAACGCTTGTTATGCCAATGTTTTCAAGAACTATTGTGTGCTCCGTAGTGGGGTTATTGGCGATGGCCCAAGTGGCAAGCGCACAGACCCTGACCCTCGAATCGGCCCTGCAAAGTGCGTTTGCCGGTAACCCGGACCTGGCCGCTGCGCAATGGGAAATCGACATCGCCCAAGGCGGTCGTCAGCAGGCCGGGCTGATCCCCAACCCGGTGGCCTCCTGGGATGCCGAAGACACCCGCCGCAGCACCCGCACTACCACCGTCAAGCTGAGCCAGACCCTGGAGTTAGGCGGCAAACGCGGGGCGCGCATTGATGTGGCCTCGCGGGCACAAGAGGCCGCAGCCCAGGAACTGGAACAGCGGCGCAACGTGCTGCGGGCCGAAGTCATCGATGGCTTTTATGGTGCGCTGCGGGCCCAGGAACGCCTGGAGCTGGCCCAGCGCTCAATGGCACTGGCCGAGCGCGGCCTGGTGATTGCCAATGGCCGGGTCACGGCGGGCAAGGCATCGCCGGTCGAAGCCACTCGCGCCCAGGTACAGGTCTCGGAAATCCGCCTGGAACGCAGCCGCGCCGAGATCGGCGTGAGTGATGCCTATCGCCGCCTGGCGGCCATCACCGGCAGCGCCACTATCGGCTTTGAGCGCGTGGAGGCAGGTGCGGTGAATCCGCCGGCGCTGCCTTCGGCCACTCAACTGCTGGCGCGCCTGGAGAGCACTGCCGAGTTGCGCCTGGCGCAGCTGCAAATCCAGCAACGGGAAGCCGGCCTGGGCCTGGAAAAGGCCCAGCGGATTCCCGACCTGGATGTCTCCATCGGCAGCCAGTACGACGCCAGCGTCCGCGAGCGGGTGAATCTGGTGGGCGTATCGATGCCGATCCCGCTGTTCAATCGCAACCAGGGCAATGTGCTGGCCGCCAGCCGCCGAGCTGACCAGGCGCGGGACTTGCGCAACGCTACCGAGCTGCGCCTGCGTACCGAAACCCGCCAGGCCCTGGACCTGTGGTCGACCGCCGACAGTGAGGTGCGCACCTTCAACCAAGTGATCCTGCCCGCCGCCCAAAGCGCGGTGGACAGCGCCACCCGTGGCTTTGAGATGGGCAAGTTCAACTTCCTCGAGGTGCTCGACGCTCAGCGCACCTTGATCGCCGCCCGCACCCAATACCTCGCCGCGCGCGCCCAGGCCACCGATGCCTGGGTGCGCATCGAACGGATTTACGGCGACCTCGCCCGCATTTGATCTTTCAGGAGTTCCCCATGAACAAACAACAAGGCCTGGCTTTGGCTGTTGCAGCGGCCATTGCCCTCGGGGCGATGGCGTTTTGGCCGGCCACCAGCGTGGCGCCCCAGGCACCGGTGGCGAGCGTCCAAGCGCCGGAGGAAGAAGAAGAGGAAGAGGGTGTGCTGGTGCTCAATGAGCAGCAGATCCAGGCCGCCGGCATTCAACTGGCCAAGGCCCAACCCCGACAAATCAGCACACTGCTGTCGTTGCCCGGCGAGGTGCGATTCGACGAAGACCGCACCTCCCATATCGTGCCCCGTGCGGCGGGTGTGGTGGAGTCGGTCAAGGTCAATCTAGGGCAGAAGGTCAAGCAGGGCGAGCTGTTGGCGGTGATCGCCAGCCAGCAGATTTCGGATCAGCGCAGCGAGTTGGCGGCCAGCCAACGCCGGGTCGAACTGGCCCGCACCACCTTCCAGCGTGAGCGCCAGTTATGGCAGGACAAGATCTCCGCCGAACAGGATTACCTGCTGGCGCGCCAGACCCTGCAAGAAGCCGAGATTGCCCTGAACAACGCGCGGCAAAAGATGAACGCCCTGAGTGGCAGCGCGGTCCTGGCCGGCGGCAATCGCTATGAATTGCGTGCGCCGTTTGCCGGTGTGGTGGTGGAAAAACACCTGGGCGTCGGCGAGGTAGTGAGTGAGACCAGTGCCGCTTTCACCCTGTCGGACCTGTCCCAGGTGTGGGTCACGTTTGGCGTATTCCCCAAGGATCTGAACAAGGTCCAGGTTGGTCGGCCGGTGAAGGTCAGCTCGGCGGAAATGGGCACCGAGGTGATGGGCGCCGTGGCCTATGTCGGCAACTTGCTGGGCGAGCAGACGCGTACCGCAACGGTGCGGGTCAGCGTGGCCAACCCCGATGACTCGTGGCGCCCCGGGTTGTTCGTGGCGGTGCAAGTGGCGACGGATAGCTACCCGGCGGCGGTCACCGTGCCGGTGGACGCGATCCAGACCGTGGAAGACAAACCGTCGCTGTTTGTGCGCACCGCCGAAGGTTTCGTCACCCGCCACGTTGAACTGGGTGTCAGTGAAAACGGCTTTGTCGAAGTCCGCCAGGGCCTGGAGGCCGGCGCCGAGGTGGCGACCGTTGGCAGCTTTGTCCTCAAGTCCGAGCTGGGCAAGGCTTCGGCCGAGCACGCCCATTGATCCTGCGAGTGATTCCCCATGTTTGAACGTCTGATTCAATTTGCCATCGAGCAGCGCATTATCGTGCTGCTGGCGGTGTTGTTGATGGCCGGTGTCGGCATCGCCAGCTACCAGAAACTACCGATCGACGCGGTACCGGACATCACCAACGTCCAGGTGCAGATCAACTCGGCGGCGCCCGGCTTTTCACCGCTGGAAACCGAACAGCGCATCACCTTTTCTATCGAAACCGCCATGGCCGGTTTGCCGGGCTTGCAGCAGACTCGTTCGCTGTCGCGTTCGGGGCTGTCCCAGGTCACGGTGATCTTCAAGGACGGCACCGACCTGTTCTTCGCCCGGCAACTGGTCAACGAGCGCTTGCAGGTGGCCCGCGAACAATTGCCGGACGGTATCGAAACGGCCATGGGGCCGATTTCCACGGGGCTTGGGGAAATCTTCCTGTGGACCGTGGAAGCTGAAGACGGCGCACGCAAGGAAGACGGTTCGGCCTACACGCCGACGGACCTGCGGGTGATCCAGGACTGGATCATCAAGCCGCAGTTGCGCAACGTGCCCGGCGTTGCCGAGATCAACACGATTGGCGGCTTCGCCAAGGAATACCAGATCGCCCCGGACCCCAAGCGCCTGGCCGCCTACAACCTGACCTTGAACGACCTGGTGACGGCGCTTGAGCGCAACAACGCCAACGTCGGCGCCGGTTACATCGAGCGCAGCGGCGAGCAATTGCTGATCCGCGCGCCGGGGCAAGTGGCGTCCATCGATGACATCGCCAATATCGTGATCAACACCGTGGATGGCACGCCGATCCGCGTGCGCAATGTGGCCCAGGTCGATATCGGCCGCGAGTTGCGCACCGGTGCGGCCACCGAAAATGGCCGCGAAGTGGTGCTCGGTACGGTCTTCATGCTGATCGGCGAAAACAGCCGCACCGTGTCCCAGGCCGTGGCGAAAAAACTCGAAGAGATCAACCGCTCCCTGCCAGAAGGCGTGGTGGCGGTCACGGTCTACGACCGCACCAACCTGGTAGAAAAAGCCATCGCCACCGTGAAGAAAAACCTCTTCGAGGGTGCGCTGCTGGTGATCGTGATTCTGTTCCTGTTCCTGGGCAACATCCGCGCGGCGTTGATCACCGCGATGGTGATCCCGCTGGCCATGTTGTTCACCTTTACCGGGATGTTCACCAACAAGGTCAGCGCCAACCTCATGAGCCTGGGGGCCCTGGATTTCGGGATTATCGTCGATGGCGCGGTGGTGATCGTCGAGAACGCGATCCGCCGCCTGGCCCATGCGCAGCAACGCCACGGCCGCCTGCTGACCCGCAGCGAGCGCTTGCACGAAGTGTTCGCCGCGGCCAAAGAAGCGCGCCGCGCGCTGATCTTCGGGCAACTGATCATCATGGTGGTGTACCTGCCGATCTTCGCCCTGACCGGCGTTGCCGGGAAAATGTTCCATCCCATGGCGTTTACCGTGGTCCTGGCCTTGTTGGGCGCGATGATCCTGTCGGTGACCTTCGTGCCGGCGGCGATTGCGCTGTTCGTCACCGGCAAGGTCAAGGAAGATGAAAACTGGGTGATGCGCAACGCGCGCCGTGGTTATGCACCGGTGCTGGACTGGGTGATGGCACACCGCAGTTGGGCGTTTGGCCTGGCGCTGTTGACCATCGTGATGTCTGGCGCCGTGGCCAGCCGCATGGGCAGCGAATTTATCCCCAGCCTCAGCGAAGGTGACTTCGCCCTGCAAGCCTTGCGCGTACCGGGCACCAGCCTCACGCAATCGGTGCAGATGCAGCAGCAACTGGAAAAAACCTTGATGGCGCAGGTGCCGGAAATCCAGCGGGTATTTGCCCGTACCGGCACTGCAGAAATTGCCTCCGACCCGATGCCGCCGAATATTTCCGACGCCTACTTGATGCTCAAGCCCAAGGAGCAGTGGCCGGACCCGAAAAAATCCCGCGAAGCGCTGATCGCCGATATCCAGCGCGCCAGTGCGATTGTGCCGGGCAGCCAGTACGAGCTGTCGCAACCGATCCAGCTGCGTTTCAACGAGCTGATTTCCGGGGTGCGCAGTGACGTGGCGGTGAAGGTTTTTGGCGATGATCGGGGTGTGCTGAACACCACCGCCGGGGAAATTGCCGAAACCTTGCGCAAGCTCGATGGCGCCTCGGAAGTGAAAGTAGAACAGACCTCCGGCCTGCCGGTGCTGACCATCAATATCGACCGTGACAAGGCCGCGCGCTTTGGCCTGAATGTGGGCGATGTGCAAGACATCATCGCCGTCGCCGTGGGCGGGCGCCAGGCCGGCACTCTGTACGAAGGCGACCGGCGTTTTGACATGGTGGTGCGTCTGTCGGAAACCCTGCGCACCGATATCGAAGGCTTGTCGCGGCTACTGATCCCGATTCCGGCGCTGGCCGGCAATACCACGGGGCAACTGGGCTTTATCGCCCTGTCGCAAGTGGCCAGCCTGGACCTGGTGCTGGGCCCGAACCAGATCAGCCGCGAAAACGGCAAGCGCCTGGTGGTTGTCAGTGCCAACGTGCGCGGGCGGGACATCGGCTCGTTTGTCGCAGAAGCCGAACGCGTGATGGCCGCGCAGGTGAAGATCCCCGCCGGCTACTGGACAACCTGGGGCGGCCAGTTCGAACAGCTCAAGGAAGCCTCCGAGCGCCTGCAGATCGTGGTGCCGGTGGCGTTGCTGCTGGTGTTCGGCTTGCTGTTCATGATGTTCAACAACCTTAAGGATGGGCTGCTGGTATTCACCGGGATTCCCTTTGCGTTGACCGGTGGGATCATGGCGCTGTGGTTGCGCGATATTCCGTTGTCGATTTCTGCCGGGGTGGGGTTTATCGCGTTGTCGGGGGTGGCGGTGCTCAATGGCTTGGTGATGATTGCGTTTATCCGCAACCTGCGTGAGGAGGGGCGTTCGTTGTCGGTGGCGATCAACGAAGGAGCCTTGACCCGCTTGCGCCCGGTGTTGATGACGGCGTTAGTGGCGTCCCTCGGGTTTATCCCCATGGCCCTGGCCACCGGCACCGGCGCTGAAGTGCAACGGCCACTGGCGACGGTGGTGATTGGCGGGATTATCTCGTCGACCTTACTGACCTTGCTGGTACTGCCAGCGCTTTACCAGTGGGCCCATCGGCGCGATGAAGAGCCGGCGTCTTGATCTCGCGCTGGACGGGCTTACTGTGGAGAGGGTGCTTGCTGTGGAGAGGGGGCTTGTTGTGGAGAGGGGGCTTGTCCCCCGTTGGGTGGCGAAGCCGCCCTAAAACCTGCTTGCGCGGTGTGTCTGGCGAAACTGGGGTGGGTTTGTAGCCCAGCGCGGGGCAAGCCCGCTCGCCACAGTGGGGTGGTTGGCGCGGGAAATGTGGAGTTGCCGGCTTACTGTGGAGAGGGGGCTAATGAGATGGTCACCCCCAACACCCTGTGAGGGCTACGCTTTCACGGGGTGTTTTGTTTTCGGAGGCCATCGTCATGAGCGAGTCAGCACTGATTGGTATCGATCTCGGTAAACACACTTTCCACCTGCACGGCCAGGATAAGTCGGGCCGCGAGGTGTTTCGCAAAAAATGCTCACGGGCGCAGATGATGCAGTTTTTCGGCAACTCGCCGAGCTGTGTCGTGGTGATGGAAGCCTGTGCGGGGTCGCACCATGTTGCTCGTCAGTTGGCGGCAATGGGGCACACGGCCAAGCTGATTTCCCCGCAGTTCGTTAAGCCCTTCGTCAAGGGTAACAAAAACGACTTTGTCGACGCTGAGGCAATCTGCGAAGCCGCTTCCCGCCCATCCATGCGCTTCGTTACGCCTAAGACTGAATCCCAGCAAACCCTGTCTGTGCTGCACCGCATGCGCGAATCATGGGTACATGACCGCACCAAAACGGCTAATCAAATGCACGGTTTCCTGCTGGAGTTTGGGATTAGCCTGCCCAAGGGATTGGCCATCATGAAGCGTTTGGCAAACGTCTTGGCCGAACATGAGTTGCCCGTTCGTCTGACGGTCTTGTTGCAGCGTCTGCACGATCACTTTGCCTACTTGGATGAGCAAATCAAGGTCTTGGATAAGGAACTGGCGGGCCAACTGGCCGACGATGATCTGGGTAGTCGTTTGCTGAGCATGCCGTGTGTCGGCCCGATCACCGCCAGCCTGCTGGCTGTGGAGATGGGCGATGGTAAACAGTATCGATGCAGTCGGGACTTTGCTGCCTCCGTTGGCTTAGTGCCCAGGCAGTACAGCACGGGCGGCAAGGCCAATTTGCTGGGGATCAGCAAGCGGGGTGACAAGCACCTGCGACAGCTGTTGGTGCAGTGTTCCAGGGTCTATATGCAGAATCTGGAACACCAAAAGGGCGCCTTGGCCGACTGGGTGCGCTCATTGCTGAGTCGACGACATTCAAATGTCGTGGCTTGTGCCCTGGCTAACAAATTGGCGCGCATTGCTTGGGCGATAGCCGCCCACCATACGCAATATGAAGCAGGGCCAGACGCATTGAACGCCTGACCCTGCGGTTGTTGCAGTACCACGATTCACCCTTCAGGTTTTGCGATAGCTGAACAACAGATGATGTGAACGGCACACCGGCCTGGCGAAGATCCTGACACAAAAATCGGCTTCAGAAGCCGACGGGCTTTTAAGGATCGTCAGGCGCGACTCTCATCGTGGCGCTGGGGCATGCCCCAAACAGACGCCGGATAGATTTAAGCAAGCCAACCACACCACCCGTTAATCAGTATTGCAAAAATGGGGGTGACCATAGATTTTTGTGGAGAGGGGGGCTTGTCCCCCGTTGGGGGGCGGAGCCGCCCTAAAACCTGTTTGCTCGGTGTGGCAGGGGGTGGGGTTGTTGGGGCAAGGGGGTCGGTAGCTACGGGACTTGCGGGGTGGTGGCCAGGACGGGAAATATCAGCCGGAACTGGGTCTCGCCGCCCGGTACGCTGCTGATCTCGGCCTGGCCTTGGTGCAAGCTCATGATCGAGCGCACGATCGCCAGCCCCAGCCCGGTGCCGCCCTCGGACCGGGCGCGGCTGTTGTCGGCGCGGTAAAAGCGCTCGAACAGGTATGGCAGGTGTTGCGCTTCAATCCCCGGGCCCGGGTTGCTCACGGCCAGCGCTACACGCTGGTTGTGGGTGTCGACCTGCAATGAAATCCTAGAGCCGTACGGGCTATGGCGGATTGCATTGGACAGCAGGTTGGAAATGGCCCGTTGAATCATCAGCCGATCACCCAGGACCCAAGCGTCGCCGGCCTGGGTCAACTTCAGTGCTTTGTCTTCGGCGCTCAAGGCAAACAGTTCCATGACCCGCAGCGTTTCATCCCGCAGGTTCACTGTGGTGAACGAAGCCCGCGCCGCCGGATGGCTGACCTGGGCCAGAAACAGCATGTCGGCGACGATCCGCGCCAAGCGGTCCAGTTCTTCGGTGCTGGATTCCAGTGCCGATTTGTACTCGTCGGGCGCCCGGGCGCGAGATAACGTCACCTGGGCCTTGCCCATCAGGTTGGTCAAGGGCGCGCGCAGTTCGTGGGCCAGGTCGTCGGAGAATTGCGACAGCTGCTGCACACCGGCATCCAGCCGATCGAGCATCACGTTGATGCCCCGGGCCAGTTCGTTGAGTTCCCTGGGCAGATTCTCGACGGCCAGGCGATGGCTCAGGTCCTGGGTGGTGACTTTGGCGGCGACGCGGCTGAATTGCTGCAACGGGGCGAGCCCGCGCTGCACCAGCCACCACGCACCCATGCCAATCAAGATCAGCAACAGAGGCAGGGCGATGACCGTGGATTGCAGGTAGGCACTGAGCAACGCCTGGTCGTCAGAGCGATCGAGGGACAGCAACACTCGCACGTTCTCCCCGGTGTGCAGGCGCATCAGGCTCGACGCGCTGAGGATCTGGTTGTCGCGGCCATCGGTCCAGTTCAGAAAGCCCAGGGTTTGCCCGGCGGTAAAGTCCAGCAGCAAGGGCTCCTGGGGCCTGGCGCCGACGCTCAGCAGCACCGCGTTGGCGGGCGCCGGGCCGATGATGGTCAGGTAGAAGTTGTCATGGCCCATCACCAGGTCCAGCAGTGAATGGGGCCGGGCACTGATGTCGCGGGTATTGAGGTCCTGGAGCAGGCTGTGCTGGATCTGCTCCATCTTGCTTTCCAGGCCCTTGCGCGCAAGGTTTTCCAGCTCATGGGTGAGGGCCAGGTACGCCAGACTTGCCAGCAACAACACCAGGCCGGCGCCCATCAGGCTGACGGTGAGCCCCAGGCGCATGGATAGACTGCCGGTTCTCATTGGCGTGCTTCCAGCACGTAACCCACGCCACGAATGGTATGGATCAACTTGACGTCGCTCTGGTCATCGACCTTGGCCCGCAACCGGCTGATCGAGACCTCTACCACATTGGTGTCGCAGTCGAAGTTCATGTCCCAGACCAGCGAGATAATCTGCGTACGCGTCAGCACCTCGCCGCTCTGGCGCATCAATACCTGCAACAGCGCGAACTCCTTGGTGGTCAGGTCGATGCGCCGCGTACCCCGGTAAGCCCGGTGGCGGCGCGGGTCCAGCTCCAGGTCGGCGACGCGGAATATCTCCGGCAACGCAATCGGCTCACTGCGCCGCAGCAACGAGCGCACCCTGGCCAGCAACTCGGGAAATTCGAAAGGCTTGACCAGGTAATCATCGGCGCCCATGTCCAGGCCCTTGATCTTATCGGCCAGGCGCCCACGGGCGGTGAGCATCATCACCCGCAAGGTATTGTCGCGGCGCAACTGTTCCAGCACCTGCCAGCCGTCCTGGCCGGGCAGGTTGACGTCAAGGATCACCAGTTCATAGCGATGCTGCCCGGCCAGGTGCAGGCCGTCGATGCCGCTGGCAGCGCAATCGACGACATAACCACTCTCACTCAAGCCTTGATGCAAGTAGTCGGCAGTTTTTGGTTCGTCCTCAACCACAAGGATACGCATGCAGATTGACCTCTTACTGATAAGCGAATAGGTGACGGGAGCTACACGGGATAACGGCTGTAGTCCGCAAAGTAGGAAAATTCTGAGCCTTGAAGTAGCTTCAGGGTCAAGGAGGGCGTTGGATAGCATCGAGCGGGCAAAAAAAAGCGCCCGTGAGGGCGCTAAAAATTCATCTCCTTCCAAAGGAGCTCCACAAAAAAAGCTTCAAGAGATGAATGTGCTCGGGGTACGCCGCTCAGATGGCTGTTGGGGCCGATGCATCCGAGGGCGCTGGATTTTGCTCTGCCACGGCTTGGCTGGCGTGGATCTGCTGCTGTTGCTGGCGAAACTCGGCCAGCCACTGGCGGGAACGCTCACCACCGTCATCGGCCAGGGCCGCGGTGGATGCCGCACCGATTAAAACGCTGAATAAAATGTGCAGTGGCTTCATAAACGTTCTCCGCAAAAGACCCGTGCCGTTAGTTCGCGGTCGGTCGAGGAAGCCAGTATATGAAGGCCAACTTAACGAGAACGTGAGGCGCATATTACAGTTCTGACAGACTGCAAATTGTGAAGAAGTGCTAGTTAACGGCAAGTGAATGTAAGCACTTGCCGTTAAGTGTTATCAGAGGATGGCTAGCGGGTATTCCATGATCAGCCGGAATTCTTCCAGGTCCGATTCAAAGGCGCTGGAGCGTACCGTCGCCTGGCGAATGCGTACCGACAAGTCTTTCAGAGTGCCGCCCTGAAAC
The Pseudomonas hygromyciniae genome window above contains:
- a CDS encoding TolC family protein; this translates as MPMFSRTIVCSVVGLLAMAQVASAQTLTLESALQSAFAGNPDLAAAQWEIDIAQGGRQQAGLIPNPVASWDAEDTRRSTRTTTVKLSQTLELGGKRGARIDVASRAQEAAAQELEQRRNVLRAEVIDGFYGALRAQERLELAQRSMALAERGLVIANGRVTAGKASPVEATRAQVQVSEIRLERSRAEIGVSDAYRRLAAITGSATIGFERVEAGAVNPPALPSATQLLARLESTAELRLAQLQIQQREAGLGLEKAQRIPDLDVSIGSQYDASVRERVNLVGVSMPIPLFNRNQGNVLAASRRADQARDLRNATELRLRTETRQALDLWSTADSEVRTFNQVILPAAQSAVDSATRGFEMGKFNFLEVLDAQRTLIAARTQYLAARAQATDAWVRIERIYGDLARI
- a CDS encoding efflux RND transporter periplasmic adaptor subunit, which gives rise to MNKQQGLALAVAAAIALGAMAFWPATSVAPQAPVASVQAPEEEEEEEGVLVLNEQQIQAAGIQLAKAQPRQISTLLSLPGEVRFDEDRTSHIVPRAAGVVESVKVNLGQKVKQGELLAVIASQQISDQRSELAASQRRVELARTTFQRERQLWQDKISAEQDYLLARQTLQEAEIALNNARQKMNALSGSAVLAGGNRYELRAPFAGVVVEKHLGVGEVVSETSAAFTLSDLSQVWVTFGVFPKDLNKVQVGRPVKVSSAEMGTEVMGAVAYVGNLLGEQTRTATVRVSVANPDDSWRPGLFVAVQVATDSYPAAVTVPVDAIQTVEDKPSLFVRTAEGFVTRHVELGVSENGFVEVRQGLEAGAEVATVGSFVLKSELGKASAEHAH
- a CDS encoding CusA/CzcA family heavy metal efflux RND transporter encodes the protein MFERLIQFAIEQRIIVLLAVLLMAGVGIASYQKLPIDAVPDITNVQVQINSAAPGFSPLETEQRITFSIETAMAGLPGLQQTRSLSRSGLSQVTVIFKDGTDLFFARQLVNERLQVAREQLPDGIETAMGPISTGLGEIFLWTVEAEDGARKEDGSAYTPTDLRVIQDWIIKPQLRNVPGVAEINTIGGFAKEYQIAPDPKRLAAYNLTLNDLVTALERNNANVGAGYIERSGEQLLIRAPGQVASIDDIANIVINTVDGTPIRVRNVAQVDIGRELRTGAATENGREVVLGTVFMLIGENSRTVSQAVAKKLEEINRSLPEGVVAVTVYDRTNLVEKAIATVKKNLFEGALLVIVILFLFLGNIRAALITAMVIPLAMLFTFTGMFTNKVSANLMSLGALDFGIIVDGAVVIVENAIRRLAHAQQRHGRLLTRSERLHEVFAAAKEARRALIFGQLIIMVVYLPIFALTGVAGKMFHPMAFTVVLALLGAMILSVTFVPAAIALFVTGKVKEDENWVMRNARRGYAPVLDWVMAHRSWAFGLALLTIVMSGAVASRMGSEFIPSLSEGDFALQALRVPGTSLTQSVQMQQQLEKTLMAQVPEIQRVFARTGTAEIASDPMPPNISDAYLMLKPKEQWPDPKKSREALIADIQRASAIVPGSQYELSQPIQLRFNELISGVRSDVAVKVFGDDRGVLNTTAGEIAETLRKLDGASEVKVEQTSGLPVLTINIDRDKAARFGLNVGDVQDIIAVAVGGRQAGTLYEGDRRFDMVVRLSETLRTDIEGLSRLLIPIPALAGNTTGQLGFIALSQVASLDLVLGPNQISRENGKRLVVVSANVRGRDIGSFVAEAERVMAAQVKIPAGYWTTWGGQFEQLKEASERLQIVVPVALLLVFGLLFMMFNNLKDGLLVFTGIPFALTGGIMALWLRDIPLSISAGVGFIALSGVAVLNGLVMIAFIRNLREEGRSLSVAINEGALTRLRPVLMTALVASLGFIPMALATGTGAEVQRPLATVVIGGIISSTLLTLLVLPALYQWAHRRDEEPAS
- a CDS encoding IS110 family transposase, which encodes MSESALIGIDLGKHTFHLHGQDKSGREVFRKKCSRAQMMQFFGNSPSCVVVMEACAGSHHVARQLAAMGHTAKLISPQFVKPFVKGNKNDFVDAEAICEAASRPSMRFVTPKTESQQTLSVLHRMRESWVHDRTKTANQMHGFLLEFGISLPKGLAIMKRLANVLAEHELPVRLTVLLQRLHDHFAYLDEQIKVLDKELAGQLADDDLGSRLLSMPCVGPITASLLAVEMGDGKQYRCSRDFAASVGLVPRQYSTGGKANLLGISKRGDKHLRQLLVQCSRVYMQNLEHQKGALADWVRSLLSRRHSNVVACALANKLARIAWAIAAHHTQYEAGPDALNA
- a CDS encoding heavy metal sensor histidine kinase, whose amino-acid sequence is MRTGSLSMRLGLTVSLMGAGLVLLLASLAYLALTHELENLARKGLESKMEQIQHSLLQDLNTRDISARPHSLLDLVMGHDNFYLTIIGPAPANAVLLSVGARPQEPLLLDFTAGQTLGFLNWTDGRDNQILSASSLMRLHTGENVRVLLSLDRSDDQALLSAYLQSTVIALPLLLILIGMGAWWLVQRGLAPLQQFSRVAAKVTTQDLSHRLAVENLPRELNELARGINVMLDRLDAGVQQLSQFSDDLAHELRAPLTNLMGKAQVTLSRARAPDEYKSALESSTEELDRLARIVADMLFLAQVSHPAARASFTTVNLRDETLRVMELFALSAEDKALKLTQAGDAWVLGDRLMIQRAISNLLSNAIRHSPYGSRISLQVDTHNQRVALAVSNPGPGIEAQHLPYLFERFYRADNSRARSEGGTGLGLAIVRSIMSLHQGQAEISSVPGGETQFRLIFPVLATTPQVP
- a CDS encoding heavy metal response regulator transcription factor: MRILVVEDEPKTADYLHQGLSESGYVVDCAASGIDGLHLAGQHRYELVILDVNLPGQDGWQVLEQLRRDNTLRVMMLTARGRLADKIKGLDMGADDYLVKPFEFPELLARVRSLLRRSEPIALPEIFRVADLELDPRRHRAYRGTRRIDLTTKEFALLQVLMRQSGEVLTRTQIISLVWDMNFDCDTNVVEVSISRLRAKVDDQSDVKLIHTIRGVGYVLEARQ